A portion of the Microbacterium hominis genome contains these proteins:
- a CDS encoding FAD-binding and (Fe-S)-binding domain-containing protein, with product MLAPVDPALIAAIAAVGAAVGTRATDRLAGAHDASHYLLTPRAVVTPTDVDEVARVMAAARDAGAPVTFRSGGTSLSGQAGTDQVLIDTRHHFRRIDVLDDGERVRVQPGATVRAVNTRLARRGRKLGPDPASEIACTIGGVIANNSSGMSCGTHANAYRTLESAVLVLPSGTVIDTGAADAAERFAAAEPEIHAGLLTLRDRLRGDPESVATLRTLHAIKNTMGYGLNSFLDHDDPLAILTHLVVGSEGTLAFVAEATFRTLPVKPNLATGLLVFANLRDATAALPALVDAGFATIELLDAASLRVAQRDPEATADLTGLVVVDHAALLVEFQEESEAALDARTTAAAGALHALPLVQSAALTSDAATRAQLWHIRKGLFTAVAGARPSGTTALLEDIAVPVERLGETCEQLIALFERHGYEGSVIFGHAKDGNIHFLVNERFDDPSLLARYEAFTEDVVALVLARGGTLKAEHGTGRIMAPFVRRQYGDELYAVMWEVKRLIDPGMTLNPGVLLTDDPHAHTRHLKTAPTVESEVDRCVECGYCEPVCPSKDITLTPRERIVLRREMQRARDAGDEALARTLEKEYGYDGVQTCAVDGMCQTACPVLINTGDLVRRLRKENQNGLAQAGWNLAAKQWDAVSSVGGVALSVANTVPTGLPAFATHVGRSILGDDTVPLYTADLPGGGARRRAVEATDPVAVFFSSCTNTMFGPVGGDGAAESFLRLCARVGVPMRTPDDLPSLCCGTPWKSKGFSHGYETMTERVTASLLRATDGGRLPVVCDASSCTEGLEVLLDAAGQANIRVIDAVAFVDEHVLPHLPAGQKVASVTVHPTCSSTHLGINPALTRVAAAAAETVVVPDHWGCCGFAGDRGMLHPELTHAATRPEAADVADAGSEVHASLNRTCELGMTRATGKPYRHILQVLDDTLTEVPG from the coding sequence ATGCTGGCGCCGGTCGATCCGGCGCTGATCGCGGCGATCGCGGCGGTCGGTGCTGCCGTCGGCACGCGTGCGACCGACCGGCTGGCGGGTGCGCATGACGCGTCGCACTATCTGCTGACCCCGCGGGCGGTGGTAACCCCGACCGATGTCGATGAGGTCGCCCGGGTGATGGCCGCCGCACGCGATGCCGGTGCGCCGGTGACGTTCCGGTCGGGCGGGACGAGCTTGTCGGGCCAGGCCGGCACCGACCAGGTGCTGATCGACACCCGCCACCACTTCCGCCGCATCGACGTGCTGGACGACGGGGAGCGGGTGCGGGTGCAGCCGGGCGCGACGGTGCGTGCGGTGAACACACGGCTCGCTCGTCGCGGGCGCAAGCTCGGACCGGATCCGGCGAGTGAGATCGCGTGCACGATCGGCGGGGTGATCGCGAACAATTCCTCGGGCATGTCGTGCGGCACCCATGCGAACGCGTACCGCACCCTGGAATCAGCGGTGCTGGTGCTGCCGTCGGGCACCGTGATCGACACCGGCGCCGCTGATGCTGCGGAGCGGTTCGCGGCTGCGGAGCCTGAGATCCATGCCGGGCTCCTCACCCTGCGCGACCGCCTCCGCGGCGACCCGGAATCGGTCGCGACGCTGCGGACGCTGCATGCGATCAAGAACACCATGGGGTACGGCCTGAACTCGTTCCTCGACCATGACGACCCGCTCGCGATCCTCACCCACCTCGTGGTGGGTTCCGAAGGGACCCTCGCGTTCGTGGCGGAGGCGACGTTCCGCACCCTGCCGGTGAAGCCGAATCTCGCCACCGGGCTGCTGGTGTTCGCGAACCTGCGTGACGCGACCGCGGCCCTCCCGGCCCTGGTCGACGCGGGGTTCGCGACGATCGAGCTGCTGGATGCGGCATCCCTGCGCGTCGCGCAGCGCGACCCGGAGGCGACCGCCGACCTGACCGGCCTCGTGGTGGTCGATCACGCGGCGCTGCTGGTCGAGTTCCAGGAGGAGTCCGAGGCTGCCCTCGACGCCCGCACCACCGCCGCGGCCGGGGCGCTGCACGCCCTGCCTCTTGTCCAGTCCGCCGCGTTGACGAGTGATGCGGCGACTCGGGCGCAACTGTGGCACATCCGCAAGGGCCTGTTCACGGCCGTCGCGGGCGCCCGCCCGTCGGGGACGACGGCGCTGCTGGAGGACATCGCCGTGCCGGTCGAGCGGCTCGGTGAGACCTGTGAGCAGCTCATCGCCCTGTTCGAGCGTCACGGGTACGAGGGGAGCGTGATCTTCGGTCACGCGAAGGACGGCAACATCCACTTCCTCGTCAACGAACGCTTCGACGACCCGTCGCTGCTGGCCCGGTACGAGGCGTTCACCGAAGACGTGGTCGCCCTCGTGCTCGCGCGGGGCGGCACACTGAAGGCCGAGCACGGCACCGGCCGGATCATGGCCCCGTTCGTGCGCCGGCAGTACGGCGACGAGTTGTACGCGGTGATGTGGGAGGTGAAGCGGCTCATCGATCCGGGCATGACCCTCAATCCGGGCGTGCTGCTGACCGATGATCCCCACGCGCATACACGGCACCTGAAGACCGCCCCGACCGTCGAGTCGGAAGTGGATCGGTGCGTGGAGTGCGGGTACTGCGAGCCGGTGTGCCCGTCGAAGGACATCACCCTCACCCCCCGGGAGCGGATCGTGCTGCGCCGCGAGATGCAGCGTGCCCGTGACGCGGGCGACGAGGCCCTGGCCCGCACTCTGGAGAAGGAGTACGGGTACGACGGGGTGCAGACCTGCGCGGTCGACGGCATGTGCCAGACCGCGTGCCCGGTGCTGATCAACACCGGCGACCTCGTGCGGCGCCTGCGAAAGGAGAACCAGAACGGTCTCGCGCAGGCCGGATGGAACCTCGCGGCCAAGCAATGGGATGCCGTCAGCTCGGTCGGAGGTGTCGCGCTGAGCGTGGCGAACACGGTGCCCACCGGTCTTCCTGCCTTCGCGACGCACGTCGGCCGCAGCATCCTGGGTGACGACACCGTTCCGCTCTACACGGCCGATCTGCCGGGTGGTGGGGCTCGTCGGCGGGCGGTCGAGGCGACAGATCCGGTGGCGGTGTTCTTCTCGTCGTGCACGAACACGATGTTCGGTCCGGTCGGCGGCGATGGCGCGGCGGAGTCATTCCTGCGTCTGTGCGCACGCGTCGGCGTGCCGATGCGCACCCCGGATGACCTGCCGTCGCTGTGCTGCGGCACCCCGTGGAAATCGAAGGGCTTCTCGCACGGATACGAGACGATGACGGAGCGGGTGACGGCATCCCTCCTTCGTGCGACCGATGGGGGACGGCTCCCCGTGGTATGCGATGCGTCGAGTTGCACCGAGGGGCTGGAGGTTCTTCTCGATGCGGCGGGGCAGGCGAACATCCGTGTCATCGATGCGGTCGCGTTCGTCGACGAGCACGTCCTCCCGCACCTGCCCGCCGGGCAGAAGGTGGCCTCGGTCACCGTGCACCCGACGTGTTCGTCCACCCATCTCGGGATCAATCCGGCACTCACCCGTGTCGCCGCCGCTGCCGCCGAGACGGTGGTCGTCCCCGACCATTGGGGATGCTGCGGGTTCGCCGGCGACCGGGGCATGCTGCATCCCGAACTCACCCACGCCGCCACCCGCCCGGAAGCGGCCGACGTCGCAGACGCCGGGTCCGAGGTGCACGCTTCGCTCAACCGCACCTGCGAGTTGGGGATGACCCGCGCCACAGGAAAGCCTTACCGGCACATCCTGCAGGTGCTCGACGACACCCTCACGGAGGTTCCCGGATGA
- a CDS encoding dihydroxy-acid dehydratase: MWRLSEEVRAGTLSEAMFLRSESSMIRSKGHCNTMGTASTMALVAEALGTIVPGLAGTPAPDARLLEAAHETGRLAVQLVAEDRRPSTFLTKANFHNAIVALAAIGGSTNAVVHLLAIAGRLGIELTIDDFDRIGAQVPLLVNLQPAGRYLMDDLYRAGGFLAVMREVRDLLDPEALTITGEPFVDYLDDAQIWDADVITPRDAPLQPAAGITVLRGSLAPGGAIIKPAAASPHLLKHRGKAVVFDSIEDFHARIDDPDLDIDADSVMVLRGCGPKGYPGMPEVSNMPLPQKLLEQGVRDMVRICDGRMSGTAYGTVVLHVTPEAAAGGPLALVQTGDWISLDVRGGRLDLDVPGEELATRTPNQATLDGYAAPRRGWERLYVDHVLQADQGADLDFLVGSSGSKVSRESH; encoded by the coding sequence GTGTGGCGGCTGTCGGAAGAGGTGCGGGCGGGCACGCTGAGTGAGGCGATGTTCCTGCGGAGCGAGTCGTCGATGATCCGCTCGAAGGGCCACTGCAACACGATGGGCACGGCGTCGACGATGGCGCTCGTGGCCGAGGCGCTCGGCACGATCGTTCCGGGGCTTGCGGGGACCCCCGCGCCGGATGCACGTCTGCTGGAGGCCGCGCATGAGACCGGCCGCCTCGCGGTGCAGCTGGTGGCGGAGGACCGCCGCCCGTCGACGTTCCTGACGAAGGCGAACTTCCACAACGCGATCGTCGCACTCGCCGCGATCGGCGGATCGACGAACGCGGTGGTGCACCTTCTCGCGATCGCGGGGCGTCTCGGCATCGAGCTCACCATCGACGACTTCGATCGGATCGGCGCGCAGGTGCCGTTGCTGGTGAACCTGCAGCCCGCCGGTCGGTATCTGATGGACGACCTGTATCGGGCAGGCGGGTTCCTGGCGGTGATGCGCGAGGTGCGCGATCTGCTCGACCCCGAGGCGCTGACGATCACCGGGGAGCCCTTCGTGGACTACCTCGACGACGCGCAGATCTGGGATGCGGATGTGATCACCCCGCGGGATGCTCCATTGCAGCCGGCGGCGGGGATCACCGTGCTCCGTGGGTCACTGGCGCCCGGCGGGGCGATCATCAAGCCTGCCGCGGCATCCCCGCACCTGTTGAAGCATCGGGGCAAGGCTGTGGTGTTCGATTCGATCGAGGACTTCCACGCGCGGATCGACGACCCGGATCTCGACATCGATGCCGACAGTGTGATGGTGCTGCGCGGATGCGGGCCGAAGGGATATCCCGGGATGCCTGAGGTGTCGAACATGCCGCTGCCGCAGAAGTTGCTGGAGCAGGGGGTGCGCGACATGGTGCGCATCTGCGACGGCCGCATGTCGGGCACCGCGTACGGCACGGTCGTGCTGCACGTGACTCCCGAAGCCGCCGCCGGTGGGCCGCTGGCGCTGGTTCAGACGGGGGACTGGATCAGCCTCGACGTCCGCGGCGGGCGCCTCGATCTCGACGTGCCGGGCGAGGAGCTGGCGACCCGGACACCGAACCAGGCAACCCTGGACGGGTACGCGGCGCCGCGGCGTGGGTGGGAGCGGCTGTACGTGGACCACGTGCTGCAGGCCGATCAGGGTGCAGATCTCGACTTCCTCGTCGGGTCTTCCGGGTCGAAGGTGTCGCGTGAGTCGCACTGA
- the nrdF gene encoding class 1b ribonucleoside-diphosphate reductase subunit beta: MAEKLQLLDHVQAINWNRIQDDKDLEVWNRLVNNFWLPEKVPLSNDIQSWNTLTPEEQTLTMRVFTGLTLLDTIQGTVGAVSLIPDALTPHEEAVYTNIAFMESVHAKSYSSIFSTLCSTKEIDEAFRWSIENENLQRKAQIVMEYYRGDEPLKRKVASTLLESFLFYSGFYLPMHWSSRAKLTNTADLIRLIIRDEAVHGYYIGYKFQKGLEKVDQATRDDIKDYTFSLLYELYDNEVQYTQDLYDAVGLTEDVKKFLHYNANKALMNLGYEAMFPATVTNVNPAILSALSPNADENHDFFSGSGSSYVIGKAEATEDEDWDF, encoded by the coding sequence ATGGCTGAGAAGCTGCAGCTCCTGGACCACGTCCAGGCCATCAACTGGAACCGCATCCAGGACGACAAGGACCTCGAGGTGTGGAACCGCCTCGTGAACAACTTCTGGCTGCCCGAGAAGGTGCCGCTGTCCAACGACATCCAGTCGTGGAACACGCTCACCCCCGAGGAGCAGACCCTCACGATGCGGGTGTTCACGGGGCTCACTCTGCTGGACACGATCCAGGGCACGGTGGGTGCGGTCTCGCTCATCCCCGATGCGCTGACGCCGCACGAGGAGGCCGTCTACACGAACATCGCGTTCATGGAGTCGGTGCACGCGAAGTCGTACTCGTCGATCTTCTCGACGCTGTGCTCGACGAAGGAGATCGACGAGGCGTTCCGCTGGTCGATCGAGAACGAGAACCTGCAGCGCAAGGCGCAGATCGTCATGGAGTACTACCGCGGCGACGAGCCCCTCAAGCGCAAGGTCGCCTCGACGCTGCTCGAGTCGTTCCTGTTCTACTCGGGCTTCTACCTGCCGATGCACTGGTCGAGCCGTGCGAAGCTCACCAACACGGCAGACCTCATCCGCCTCATCATCCGCGACGAGGCCGTGCACGGCTACTACATCGGCTACAAGTTCCAGAAGGGGCTCGAGAAGGTCGACCAGGCCACGCGCGACGACATCAAGGACTACACGTTCTCGCTGCTGTACGAGCTCTACGACAACGAGGTGCAGTACACGCAGGACCTCTACGACGCCGTCGGCCTCACCGAGGACGTCAAGAAGTTCCTGCACTACAACGCGAACAAGGCCCTCATGAACCTCGGCTACGAGGCGATGTTCCCGGCGACGGTCACGAACGTGAACCCGGCGATTCTGTCGGCCCTGTCGCCGAACGCCGACGAGAACCACGACTTCTTCTCGGGCTCTGGCTCGTCGTACGTCATCGGCAAGGCCGAGGCCACCGAAGACGAGGACTGGGACTTCTGA
- a CDS encoding SMP-30/gluconolactonase/LRE family protein — protein MSSYAEVPSLGTPRVATGTSHFLAEGPTWDPIRGRILWVDIMAGVVYQGRFAHGGAIDIVEHVDFPDTAGAVAISAAGEWLVAGTRRLHTRSVDGTITSGPDLVEGEDRRFNDGKADPAGRFVAGTKGPGGELLLQIDAEGAATVLDDDLGLSNGLAWTRDGRTLYSIDTLARRIHVRDYDPATGATGERRVFLEITEGYPDGMTIDSDDHLWVALWGEGRVIRISPGGDVVGRVDVPAPNTSCPVFAGPDLDTLVITTATEGMSPEDLAAHPLSGRLFTVRTGHRGIHPNLWAGTPQPAPSLEETA, from the coding sequence ATGAGTTCGTACGCCGAGGTCCCCTCGCTCGGGACCCCAAGGGTGGCCACCGGCACCTCGCACTTCCTCGCCGAGGGGCCGACATGGGATCCGATCAGGGGGCGCATCCTGTGGGTCGACATCATGGCCGGTGTCGTCTATCAGGGCCGGTTCGCGCACGGCGGCGCGATCGACATCGTCGAGCACGTCGACTTTCCCGACACCGCCGGTGCCGTCGCCATCTCGGCGGCGGGGGAGTGGCTGGTCGCCGGCACCCGGCGCCTCCACACGCGCAGTGTCGACGGCACGATCACGTCGGGTCCCGACCTCGTCGAAGGTGAGGATCGTCGGTTCAACGACGGCAAGGCCGACCCCGCCGGCCGCTTCGTCGCCGGCACGAAGGGACCCGGCGGTGAGCTGCTGCTGCAGATCGACGCCGAGGGCGCTGCGACCGTGCTCGACGACGACCTCGGCCTGTCGAACGGTCTCGCGTGGACCCGGGACGGTCGCACCCTGTATTCGATCGACACGCTTGCCCGCCGCATCCACGTGCGCGACTACGACCCCGCCACCGGTGCGACCGGGGAACGCCGGGTGTTCCTCGAGATCACCGAGGGCTACCCCGACGGCATGACGATCGACAGTGACGACCACCTGTGGGTGGCGCTGTGGGGTGAGGGGAGAGTCATCCGCATCTCACCCGGAGGCGACGTCGTCGGCAGAGTCGACGTGCCCGCCCCGAACACGTCGTGTCCGGTGTTCGCCGGTCCCGACCTCGACACCCTCGTGATCACCACCGCCACCGAGGGGATGAGCCCCGAGGACCTCGCCGCGCACCCGCTCTCGGGACGCCTGTTCACGGTACGGACCGGGCACCGCGGCATCCACCCGAATCTGTGGGCTGGAACACCACAGCCCGCACCATCCCTGGAGGAAACCGCATGA
- a CDS encoding fumarylacetoacetate hydrolase family protein yields MKLLRIGAPGVEKPAALIGDDRYVDLSDVVTDFDEAFFGDGGLDRIAPVVAERAATGGQPIGDQRIGAPIARPHQIICVGLNYSDHAAETGQAVPSEPILFTKSPNTLVGPNDDVRIPRGATKPDWEVELGIVIGTRASYLDSVEDARDHIAGWVLVNDVSERAFQMERGGQWLKGKSAETFNPAGPWLVTQDEVESVTDLGMWLDVNDTRRQTGSTSTMIFDPYFIVHYISQFMVLEPGDLINTGTPPGVGMGFSPQIWLQAGDVMTLGIDGLGTQRQTVLTPR; encoded by the coding sequence ATGAAGCTCCTGCGTATCGGCGCACCCGGCGTCGAGAAGCCTGCCGCACTGATCGGCGACGACCGCTACGTCGACCTGTCCGACGTCGTCACCGACTTCGACGAGGCCTTCTTCGGTGACGGCGGACTGGACCGCATCGCGCCGGTCGTCGCCGAGCGCGCCGCGACCGGTGGGCAGCCGATCGGCGATCAGCGCATCGGCGCCCCGATCGCCCGCCCGCACCAGATCATCTGCGTCGGCTTGAACTACTCCGACCACGCCGCCGAGACCGGGCAGGCCGTGCCGAGTGAGCCGATCCTGTTCACCAAGTCGCCCAACACCCTCGTCGGCCCGAACGACGACGTGCGCATCCCGCGCGGCGCGACCAAGCCCGACTGGGAGGTGGAGCTCGGCATCGTGATCGGTACCCGCGCCAGCTACCTCGACAGCGTCGAGGACGCCCGTGACCACATCGCGGGCTGGGTGCTCGTCAACGATGTCTCGGAGCGCGCGTTCCAGATGGAGCGCGGTGGGCAGTGGCTCAAGGGCAAGTCCGCCGAGACCTTCAACCCCGCAGGCCCGTGGCTGGTCACCCAGGACGAGGTCGAGAGCGTCACCGACCTCGGCATGTGGCTCGACGTGAACGACACCCGCCGGCAGACCGGGTCGACCTCGACGATGATCTTCGACCCGTACTTCATCGTCCACTACATCAGCCAGTTCATGGTGCTCGAGCCCGGCGACCTCATCAACACCGGCACCCCTCCCGGCGTCGGCATGGGCTTCTCCCCCCAGATCTGGCTGCAGGCAGGTGACGTGATGACCCTGGGCATCGACGGCCTCGGCACCCAGCGCCAGACGGTGCTCACACCCCGATGA
- a CDS encoding dihydroxy-acid dehydratase domain-containing protein: MSDVRSSEWYSGDDRNAYIHRAWMRRGAPDSAFTGSPQIAIANTASDLTPCNSHLDEVAQSVKNGIYEAGGIPLELPVVSLGETQVRPTAMLWRNMAAMATEEMLRANPIDGVVLLGGCDKTIPSLLMAAASVDLPAVVVPGGPMLTGHFRGRLWGAARMCGGCRKRCGRAR, encoded by the coding sequence ATGAGTGATGTGCGCAGCTCCGAGTGGTACTCGGGCGATGACCGGAACGCCTATATCCACCGCGCATGGATGCGTCGCGGTGCACCGGATTCAGCGTTCACCGGCAGCCCGCAGATTGCGATCGCGAACACGGCGTCGGATCTGACGCCGTGCAATTCGCACCTGGACGAGGTTGCCCAGTCGGTGAAGAACGGCATCTATGAGGCCGGGGGCATCCCGTTGGAACTGCCGGTGGTGTCGCTGGGGGAGACGCAGGTGCGTCCGACGGCGATGCTCTGGCGGAACATGGCGGCGATGGCGACCGAGGAGATGCTGCGCGCCAACCCGATCGACGGCGTGGTCCTGTTGGGTGGGTGCGACAAGACGATCCCGTCGCTGCTGATGGCGGCCGCGTCGGTCGATCTTCCGGCGGTGGTGGTTCCGGGTGGGCCGATGCTCACGGGGCATTTCCGGGGGAGGCTCTGGGGTGCGGCACGGATGTGTGGCGGCTGTCGGAAGAGGTGCGGGCGGGCACGCTGA
- a CDS encoding SDR family NAD(P)-dependent oxidoreductase yields MTDFTGLVAVVTGGASGIGAATAAELTRRGARVAVIDRDAPALGLDLHAEVADLSDDASVRAAIGRIAESLGGIDVLVNNAGIGAAGDVAANSDDEWHRVYDINVVGIARVTRAALPWLRTSRAAAIVNTASVGATNGLPNRALYSATKGAVISLTFAMAADHLADGIRVNAIAPGTADTPWVQRLLAAADDPEATAANLRGRQPMGRLVTADEIAFGVANLASPRAASTTGTVLTVDGGLTTLRV; encoded by the coding sequence ATGACCGACTTCACAGGCCTCGTCGCCGTCGTCACCGGCGGCGCCAGCGGCATCGGCGCGGCGACCGCCGCAGAGTTGACGCGTCGGGGCGCGCGCGTCGCGGTCATCGACCGGGACGCCCCCGCGCTCGGACTCGACCTGCACGCCGAAGTGGCAGACCTCTCCGACGACGCCTCCGTGCGGGCGGCGATCGGTCGCATCGCCGAGTCGCTCGGCGGCATCGACGTGCTGGTCAACAACGCCGGCATCGGCGCCGCCGGTGACGTCGCCGCGAACAGCGATGATGAGTGGCACCGTGTGTACGACATCAATGTCGTCGGCATCGCTCGCGTCACCCGGGCAGCGCTTCCATGGCTCCGCACGTCCCGCGCAGCGGCGATCGTGAACACCGCCTCGGTCGGTGCGACGAACGGACTGCCCAACCGTGCGCTCTACAGCGCGACCAAGGGCGCCGTGATCAGCCTGACCTTTGCGATGGCCGCCGATCATCTCGCCGACGGCATCCGCGTCAACGCCATCGCTCCCGGCACGGCCGACACGCCCTGGGTGCAGCGCCTGCTCGCAGCCGCAGACGACCCGGAGGCGACGGCGGCGAACCTTCGCGGACGTCAGCCCATGGGGCGCCTGGTCACCGCAGACGAGATCGCGTTCGGCGTCGCAAATCTCGCGTCGCCGCGTGCCGCATCCACCACCGGAACGGTCCTCACCGTCGACGGCGGGCTCACCACGCTGCGCGTGTGA
- a CDS encoding zinc-dependent alcohol dehydrogenase — protein MKALVITGPGHAEVQDVEPPVAAPGDVVVDVKRAGICGTDMELFTGDMAYYETRHTTFPVRIGHEWMGVVSAVGDGMDASWLGTRVTGDTMLGCGRCRRCAQGLQHVCELRDELGIRDGRPGALAEQVAVPVTSLHRLPDTVDDAMGAMVEPGGNAFRSVEAAALKPGERCLVLGPGTIGLLCGLFAKAAGAEVHLLGRSERSLEFARAIGFDDVWTEQTLPDLPWDAVIEASNAPHLPAKALHLVEPGRRVVYVGLAGTPSLIDTRELALKDVTAVGVLSASPGLAGTVESYAAGAVDPRPLVAATLTLEDLPAILAGERPSGSGAGPKFHVTIGG, from the coding sequence ATGAAAGCCCTCGTCATCACCGGCCCCGGTCACGCCGAGGTGCAGGACGTCGAACCGCCCGTCGCCGCGCCCGGCGACGTCGTCGTCGACGTGAAGCGCGCGGGGATCTGCGGCACCGACATGGAGCTGTTCACCGGCGACATGGCGTACTACGAGACCCGCCACACCACCTTCCCGGTGAGGATCGGGCACGAATGGATGGGTGTCGTCTCGGCCGTCGGCGACGGGATGGATGCCTCGTGGCTGGGCACACGCGTCACCGGCGACACCATGCTCGGCTGCGGGCGGTGCCGACGCTGCGCGCAGGGACTCCAGCACGTGTGCGAACTCCGTGACGAACTCGGCATCCGCGACGGACGGCCGGGAGCGCTCGCCGAACAGGTGGCCGTGCCGGTGACGTCCCTGCACCGACTGCCCGACACCGTCGACGACGCGATGGGCGCGATGGTCGAGCCGGGCGGCAACGCCTTCCGATCCGTCGAAGCCGCCGCGCTGAAGCCGGGCGAGCGATGCCTCGTGCTCGGCCCCGGCACCATCGGCCTGCTGTGCGGACTGTTCGCGAAGGCCGCCGGCGCCGAGGTTCACCTCCTCGGACGCAGCGAACGCTCCCTCGAGTTCGCCCGCGCGATCGGGTTCGACGACGTCTGGACCGAACAGACCCTGCCCGACCTGCCCTGGGATGCCGTGATCGAGGCATCCAACGCCCCCCACCTTCCCGCGAAGGCCCTGCATCTGGTCGAGCCCGGCCGGCGCGTGGTCTACGTCGGCCTGGCCGGAACACCCAGCCTCATCGACACCCGTGAACTCGCGCTCAAAGACGTCACCGCGGTCGGCGTGCTGAGCGCATCGCCGGGACTAGCCGGCACCGTCGAGTCCTACGCGGCCGGAGCGGTCGACCCCCGACCGTTGGTCGCGGCGACCCTGACACTCGAAGACCTCCCGGCGATCCTCGCAGGAGAGCGTCCCTCAGGCTCGGGCGCAGGCCCGAAATTCCACGTGACCATCGGAGGTTGA
- a CDS encoding alpha/beta hydrolase family protein has translation MKVVVGSAALALALAIMVGAGVAVRALARRVVGVEPRRELVTVRRVGDGLELPRSDLTIVEGMYGLWFGERFQQHAMIGPVVYDDGGRVVRRVLASTMPLSTELFQAQWTGHFMGGPHEVDPNWEDVVVPLRDGGESPAWLFRGTSSEGPWVIHVQGIRTSRLVTLRSVQIADRVGLTSLVISYRGSGDGPPRSASTLGQREWTDLADAISYARLHGATAVYVVAWSMGAGLALELLRNDPVAFERLALISPATNWRGIIRHGVRTAGLPTFVARCVTWVLGSRGAGAIVGVSEPLNFDRLNWCRGLALGIPTVVIHSRGDDSIPFDLTQDFAAMHSNATLVETSPAPHGWEANVDPDAFGSALTWLLSAAGTDVAPEQP, from the coding sequence TTGAAAGTAGTCGTCGGGTCGGCGGCGCTTGCGCTTGCGCTCGCGATCATGGTGGGCGCAGGGGTTGCCGTCCGTGCATTGGCGCGACGCGTGGTTGGTGTTGAGCCGCGGCGAGAACTGGTGACAGTACGCCGCGTCGGTGACGGCCTCGAGTTGCCGCGAAGCGATCTCACCATTGTCGAGGGAATGTACGGTCTGTGGTTCGGTGAGCGGTTCCAGCAGCACGCGATGATTGGCCCGGTTGTGTACGACGACGGAGGGCGAGTGGTGCGCCGGGTGCTCGCCTCGACCATGCCTCTCAGCACGGAACTATTCCAGGCGCAATGGACGGGCCACTTCATGGGTGGGCCCCATGAAGTGGATCCGAACTGGGAAGACGTGGTGGTGCCACTTCGCGACGGTGGCGAATCGCCCGCCTGGCTTTTCCGGGGCACATCATCCGAGGGGCCTTGGGTTATCCACGTGCAGGGAATTCGCACGTCGCGACTGGTGACCCTCCGGTCTGTGCAGATTGCGGATCGGGTGGGGCTTACGTCGCTAGTGATCAGCTACCGCGGTTCGGGGGATGGGCCGCCTCGGTCTGCCTCCACGCTAGGTCAACGGGAGTGGACCGACCTTGCCGACGCCATCTCGTACGCCCGATTGCACGGAGCGACCGCAGTCTACGTCGTTGCGTGGTCGATGGGCGCAGGGCTCGCGCTGGAGTTGCTTCGGAACGATCCGGTCGCGTTCGAGCGGCTTGCGCTGATCTCTCCGGCCACGAACTGGAGAGGAATCATCAGGCATGGTGTTCGCACGGCCGGGCTGCCGACCTTCGTCGCCAGGTGCGTCACGTGGGTGCTCGGGTCTCGCGGCGCCGGCGCCATTGTCGGAGTCTCGGAGCCACTCAATTTCGACCGACTCAACTGGTGTCGGGGCCTGGCGCTTGGGATCCCAACCGTTGTGATTCACTCGCGAGGGGATGATTCGATCCCGTTCGACCTGACACAAGACTTCGCCGCCATGCACTCGAATGCCACGCTTGTCGAGACCTCGCCAGCTCCTCATGGATGGGAAGCCAACGTCGACCCAGATGCGTTCGGTTCCGCGCTGACGTGGCTCCTGTCCGCCGCTGGGACTGACGTCGCTCCGGAGCAACCATAG